A single genomic interval of Pseudomonas sp. FeN3W harbors:
- the nfuA gene encoding Fe-S biogenesis protein NfuA: MSAITITEAAHDYLADLLEKQNTTGIGIRIFITQPGTPYAETCIAYCKPGEEKPDDIALALKSFTAWIDGTSEPFLEDALVDYATDRMGGQLTIKAPNAKVPMVNEDSPMNERINYYLQTEINPGLASHGGQVTLIDVVEEGIAVLQFGGGCQGCGQADVTLKEGIEKTLLARIPELKGVRDVTDHTNRENAYY, encoded by the coding sequence ATGAGCGCGATCACCATTACCGAAGCTGCACACGATTATTTGGCCGACCTGCTCGAGAAGCAGAACACCACCGGCATCGGCATTCGCATCTTCATTACCCAGCCGGGCACCCCGTATGCTGAAACCTGCATCGCCTACTGCAAGCCGGGCGAGGAGAAGCCGGACGACATCGCACTGGCGCTGAAGAGCTTCACGGCCTGGATCGATGGCACCAGCGAGCCTTTCCTCGAGGATGCGCTGGTCGACTACGCGACCGACCGGATGGGTGGCCAGCTGACCATCAAGGCGCCGAATGCCAAGGTGCCAATGGTCAATGAAGACAGCCCGATGAACGAGCGCATCAATTATTACCTGCAGACCGAGATCAATCCGGGGCTGGCCAGCCATGGCGGGCAGGTCACGCTGATCGATGTGGTCGAGGAAGGCATCGCCGTGCTGCAGTTCGGCGGTGGTTGCCAGGGCTGCGGGCAGGCGGACGTCACCCTCAAGGAAGGCATCGAGAAGACCCTGCTGGCCCGGATTCCGGAGCTCAAAGGCGTGCGTGACGTGACCGATCACACCAATCGCGAGAACGCCTACTACTGA
- a CDS encoding DUF421 domain-containing protein — MTPFDMQRMLLHEFPLMFVAEVALRALLAFVAVFVFLKVSGRRGIRQLSVFELVIILTLGSAAGDVSFYEDVPLLPVAAVFATLLALYRLTVFFMNRSPRFGTWLEGRPVTIIRDGIYELRSLDSLNISADEFFMELRQQGVEHLGQVRLGILENDGNVSLFFHEDHAVRPGLSVLPPEYRPSFHQVPAAGMYACSRCGFPQALDSQQTQQCPRCSNPTWSKALSTLRSR; from the coding sequence ATGACCCCCTTCGACATGCAGCGCATGCTTCTGCACGAATTTCCCTTGATGTTCGTCGCCGAAGTCGCGTTGCGGGCATTGCTTGCCTTCGTCGCCGTATTCGTCTTTCTCAAGGTCAGCGGCCGTCGCGGCATTCGCCAGCTTTCGGTGTTCGAGCTGGTGATCATCCTGACCCTCGGTTCCGCCGCCGGCGACGTTTCATTCTACGAAGACGTGCCGTTGCTGCCGGTCGCAGCGGTATTCGCCACCCTACTGGCGCTGTACCGCCTCACCGTGTTCTTCATGAATCGCAGCCCGCGATTCGGAACCTGGCTCGAAGGCCGTCCCGTCACCATCATTCGCGATGGCATCTATGAGCTGCGTAGCCTCGACAGTCTGAACATTTCTGCCGATGAGTTCTTCATGGAACTGCGCCAGCAAGGGGTCGAGCATCTTGGCCAGGTCAGGCTCGGCATTCTCGAGAACGATGGCAACGTCAGCCTGTTTTTCCATGAAGACCATGCAGTACGCCCAGGATTGTCCGTCCTCCCGCCGGAATACAGACCGAGCTTCCACCAGGTGCCGGCGGCCGGCATGTACGCTTGCAGCCGCTGCGGCTTCCCCCAGGCGCTGGATAGCCAGCAAACCCAACAATGTCCGCGGTGTTCCAATCCGACCTGGTCGAAGGCGCTTTCCACGCTGAGATCGCGCTGA
- a CDS encoding DNA topoisomerase IB — protein MRNDTLMDDPVPLAEGARPVPADETGDTGTLLCPTLPPDLHYVDDSQPGIRRRRQRGKFVYFEPNGERIRDEDEIRRINKLAIPPAYRDVWICPDAQGHLQATGRDARGRKQYRYHARWREIRDSDKYERMLEFGEALPKLRRDLEKHLASPGMTREKVMALVVMLLESTLIRIGNSRYARDNRSYGLTTLRTRHVDVKGTSIRFHFRGKSGVEHAVTLRDRRLARLMRSCMELPGQQLFQYLDEDGQRRAVSSNDVNLYLRQMTGCDFTAKDYRTWAGSALALERLRKLDASTEAIAKQNLVETVKQVASQLGNTPAVCRQCYIHPAILQAFSAGGLADLRTARKRKWLSAEEVSLLVFLRKAAG, from the coding sequence ATGCGCAACGACACCCTGATGGACGACCCGGTGCCTCTGGCCGAGGGCGCTCGCCCTGTTCCTGCCGACGAAACCGGCGACACCGGTACGCTGTTGTGCCCGACACTGCCGCCGGACCTGCATTACGTCGATGATTCCCAGCCAGGCATCCGCCGCAGGCGACAGCGCGGCAAATTCGTTTACTTCGAGCCCAACGGCGAGCGCATTCGCGACGAGGACGAAATCCGTCGTATCAACAAGCTGGCGATTCCGCCCGCTTATCGTGACGTATGGATATGTCCCGATGCTCAGGGACATCTTCAGGCGACCGGCCGCGACGCCCGTGGCCGCAAGCAATACCGCTATCACGCCCGCTGGCGAGAGATTCGTGACAGCGACAAGTACGAACGAATGCTCGAATTCGGTGAAGCCTTGCCGAAATTGCGCCGCGATCTGGAAAAACACCTGGCTAGCCCCGGCATGACGCGTGAGAAGGTCATGGCGCTGGTGGTCATGTTGCTGGAGTCGACCCTGATCCGGATCGGCAATTCTCGCTATGCGAGGGACAACCGTTCCTACGGGCTGACGACCCTGCGTACGCGGCATGTGGATGTCAAAGGAACCTCGATCCGCTTCCACTTTCGAGGCAAGAGTGGCGTGGAGCACGCAGTCACCTTGCGCGACCGCCGGCTGGCCAGGCTGATGCGCAGCTGCATGGAGCTGCCGGGTCAGCAGCTTTTTCAGTACCTGGATGAAGACGGCCAGCGCCGCGCGGTCAGCTCCAACGACGTGAACCTCTATCTTCGCCAGATGACCGGCTGCGACTTCACCGCCAAGGACTATCGCACCTGGGCGGGAAGCGCGCTGGCACTGGAACGGCTACGCAAGCTGGACGCATCCACGGAAGCCATCGCCAAGCAGAATCTGGTCGAGACGGTGAAGCAGGTCGCCAGCCAACTGGGCAACACCCCTGCGGTCTGCCGCCAGTGCTACATCCACCCGGCGATTCTGCAAGCTTTCAGTGCAGGCGGGCTGGCTGATCTGCGCACAGCGCGCAAACGCAAGTGGCTCAGTGCCGAAGAGGTCTCTTTGCTGGTCTTCCTTCGCAAAGCGGCAGGCTGA
- a CDS encoding response regulator: protein MSAISLLICDDSALARKQLLQALPAGWPVDVSQAATGLEALEQVRQGGVDVLLLDLTMPELDGYQVLAQLREEQLQCKTIVISADIQDEAVRRVLALGALAFIKKPADPVHLHQTLASLGLLDDVSSLIARVAGEKIGFRDTFREVVNIAMGRAAALLARVLGVFIQLPIPNVNILEVGELHMALADAARGEKLTAVCQGYIGGGIAGEALLLFHDSEVADMARLMRRQDYLEMEMLLDLSSLLISACLSGIAEQIEVVFSQGHPQVLGQHASIDELIRLNSARWKKTLAVEISYSLEGHDIHFDLLLLFTEDSVELLTRKLAHLMD from the coding sequence ATGTCTGCCATTTCCCTGTTGATCTGCGATGACTCCGCGCTGGCGCGCAAGCAGCTTCTCCAAGCGCTGCCTGCCGGCTGGCCGGTCGACGTCAGTCAGGCGGCCACCGGCCTCGAAGCGCTGGAGCAGGTCCGCCAGGGCGGCGTCGACGTCCTCTTGCTCGACCTCACCATGCCCGAGCTGGATGGTTATCAAGTCCTCGCGCAGCTGCGCGAAGAGCAGCTGCAGTGCAAGACCATCGTGATTTCCGCCGACATTCAGGATGAGGCCGTCCGGCGCGTCCTGGCCCTCGGCGCGCTGGCCTTCATCAAGAAACCCGCCGATCCGGTGCATCTGCACCAGACGCTGGCCAGCCTTGGCCTGCTGGACGATGTCTCGTCACTGATCGCTAGGGTCGCGGGAGAAAAGATCGGTTTTCGCGATACCTTTCGTGAAGTGGTCAACATCGCCATGGGACGGGCTGCGGCGCTGCTGGCGCGTGTGCTGGGTGTGTTCATCCAGTTGCCGATTCCCAATGTAAATATTCTCGAAGTCGGCGAGCTGCATATGGCACTGGCCGATGCGGCGCGTGGCGAGAAGCTGACCGCCGTCTGCCAGGGCTACATCGGTGGCGGTATCGCCGGCGAGGCGCTGCTGCTGTTCCATGACTCCGAAGTGGCCGACATGGCGCGTCTGATGCGACGACAGGACTACCTGGAGATGGAGATGCTCCTGGATCTGTCGAGCCTGCTGATCAGCGCATGCCTCAGCGGAATCGCCGAGCAGATCGAAGTGGTGTTTTCCCAGGGACACCCGCAGGTGCTGGGGCAGCACGCATCGATCGACGAGCTGATCAGACTCAATAGCGCCCGATGGAAGAAGACCCTGGCAGTGGAGATCAGCTACAGCCTGGAAGGCCACGATATCCACTTTGACCTGCTGCTGTTGTTCACGGAAGATTCGGTCGAGCTGCTGACGCGCAAGCTTGCCCACCTAATGGATTGA
- a CDS encoding diguanylate cyclase, with translation MSNSAELNELHWLLAIVQSIDVGVVVLDRDYRVEVWNTFMENRSGLQPENARNRSFFTLFPEVDEDWFRRKVESVMTLGTPSFTIWEQRPYLLRFKNYQPITGLEDFMYQNTTLLPLKGVNGSIDQVCLIIYDVTDVAVNRRQLQAANAELQRLSSTDRLTGLYNRGHWEEMLRLDYARHRRYDSQAALVMFDIDHFKAINDTYGHQVGDTVIQQVAELIRENLRDSDVAGRYGGEEFVVLLPDTDKQGAMTFAERLRHAVESREVQHEQHRIRFTISLGVADLSVPTHSHAQLIEWADSALYASKAAGRNRVTLHQP, from the coding sequence ATGAGCAATTCTGCCGAGTTGAACGAGCTTCACTGGTTGCTGGCGATCGTCCAGAGCATCGACGTGGGCGTCGTCGTGCTGGACCGCGACTACCGTGTCGAGGTCTGGAACACCTTCATGGAGAACCGCTCCGGCTTGCAGCCGGAGAATGCGCGCAATCGGTCGTTCTTCACGCTGTTTCCCGAAGTCGATGAAGACTGGTTCCGCCGCAAGGTGGAAAGCGTGATGACCCTCGGTACGCCTTCTTTCACCATCTGGGAGCAGCGCCCTTATCTGCTGCGCTTCAAGAACTACCAGCCGATCACCGGACTGGAAGACTTCATGTACCAGAACACCACGCTGCTGCCTCTCAAGGGCGTCAATGGCAGCATCGACCAGGTGTGCCTGATCATCTATGACGTCACCGATGTCGCCGTGAACCGGCGCCAGTTGCAGGCGGCGAATGCCGAACTGCAGCGTCTTTCCAGCACCGACCGGCTGACCGGGCTCTATAACCGCGGACACTGGGAAGAGATGCTCCGCCTCGATTACGCCCGTCATCGTCGCTATGACAGCCAAGCGGCTTTGGTCATGTTCGATATCGACCACTTCAAGGCGATCAACGACACCTATGGACACCAGGTGGGCGACACCGTGATTCAGCAGGTCGCGGAACTGATTCGCGAGAATCTGCGCGATTCGGACGTGGCTGGCCGCTACGGCGGTGAAGAGTTCGTGGTGCTGCTGCCGGACACCGACAAGCAAGGTGCAATGACCTTTGCGGAACGTTTGCGGCATGCGGTGGAAAGCCGCGAGGTTCAGCACGAGCAGCACCGTATTCGCTTCACCATCAGTCTGGGTGTCGCGGACCTCAGCGTCCCCACCCACAGTCATGCGCAACTGATCGAATGGGCCGATTCGGCGCTCTATGCATCGAAGGCGGCCGGTCGCAATCGCGTCACATTGCATCAGCCCTAG